The nucleotide sequence TAATGCTTTACATATATATCTTCTTTTTCGATAAGATTAAAAATGAAAAGTTGACATCTCAAAAAAGTATGAACTACATAATAGGTACTATTACTGGAATTATAGCTGTTTTTACATTGATTAATATTATTAAAGAAATTTAAGAGATGAAGCCAGAAACCCTTAACTTTTTTGATAAAGTTTATGAAGTGGCAAAGCTTATTCCTTATGGAAAAGTAACAAGTTATGGAGCTATTGCTACATATTTAGGGGCAGCAAGAAGCGCAAGAATGGTTGGTTATGCCATGAATGGTTCTAGTGGTAAAGATGTTCCTGCACATCGCGTGGTAAATAGAAAAGGACTGTTAACTGGGAAACATTATTTTGATGGTACTAATTTAATGCAGCAACTTTTAGAGAGTGAAGGCATTGAGGTTGTTGATAATCAAATTCAGAACTTAGAAAAAGTTTTTTGGGATCCTTCAAAGGAGATATGATTATATAAAACGACAGCATAATAAAACACAATCCACCGATAAATCATTTCAATATAAGTACTTCTCATTTTAAACATTTCGCAGTATATTTGTGTCTTAGAATAAATCTAAATAAGATAAAGTGAAGTTAAATAAGCAAGATATATTTAAGGCTTTAGAGTCTATTACTGTTCCTGGTGAAGGACAAAATATGGTTGAAAGCGGTGCGGTTAAAAATATAGTGACTTTTGCAGATGAAGTTATTGTTGACATCACTATAAAAAATCCAAGCTTACAAGCAAAAAAACGTACAGAAGTGGATATCATGAAAACGATTCACGATTTGGTGTACGAAAAAGCAAAAGTAAAAGTGAATATAAAAGTGGAAGCTCCTCCAGCGTCTGTAAATCAGATTAAAGGGAATTCAATACCGGGAATTAAAAACATTGTTGCTGTTGCTTCTGGAAAAGGAGGTGTTGGAAAATCTACTGTAACTTCAAATATGGCAGTTACATTATCAAAAATGGGGTTTAAAGTTGGTATTCTGGATGCAGATATTTATGGACCTTCTATTCCTATAATGTTTGATGTAGCTGAGGCTAGACCTTTAGCAGTTAATATTGATGGAAAATCTAAAATGAAGCCTGTCGAGAATTATGGCGTAAAGATTTTATCTATCGGATTTTTTACTCAACCTAATCAAGCAGTTATATGGAGGGGTCCAATGGCAGCAAAAGCTTTAAATCAAATGATTTTTGATGCAGCTTGGGGAGAATTAGACTTTTTACTTATCGATTTACCTCCTGGAACTGGCGATATACATTTAAGTATTATGCAATCACTTCCAATTACTGGGGCTGTAGTTGTGAGCACACCACAAAATGTGGCTTTAGCTGATGCCAAAAAAGGAGTTGCTATGTTTCAGCAAGAAAATATTAACGTTCCTGTATTAGGAATGGTAGAGAACATGGCGTATTTCACACCACAAGAATTGCCAGAAAATAAATATTATATTTTTGGGAAAGAAGGAGCTAAAAATTTAGCTGAAGATTTAAAAGTTCCATTCTTAGGTGAAATTCCTTTGGTGCAAAGTGTAAGAGAAGCAGGAGATGTAGGGCGACCAGCAGCATTACAAATAGCAACACCTATTGAGGAAGCTTTTGAAAGTTTAACAAGGAATGTAGTTCAGGAAGTAGTAAATAGAAATACAGATTTACCTCCGACTGAAGCTATACAAATAACCACAATGGCTGGATGTTCAGCTGTAAATAAATAGTTATGATGACGTCAGAAGAACTTAGGTTAAATATAGAAAAAGCACTAGATGAAATCCGTCCATTTTTACAAAGTGATGGAGGCGATATTTCGCTGTTATCTATTGAAGATGATAAATTTGTAAAAGTGCAGCTTGAAGGCGCTTGTACAAGCTGTAGCGTTAATCAAATGACACTTAAATCTGGCGTTGAAATGACTATCAAGAAATACGCACCGCAAATTGAAAGCGTAATTAATATAGAAATCTAAGGTGACTTTTATCACATTTTTTTATTTCCAAAATAATTATTTTTGCGACTTTAAATTACACTCTTAATGATTTCTACAGACATACTTATTATTGGAGCTGGACCTACAGGATTATTTACCGTTTTTGAAGCAGGATTACTAAAATTAAAATGCCATTTAATAGATGCTTTGCCACAACCTGGAGGACAATGCTCTGAAATATATCCGAAAAAACCGATCTATGATATCCCAGCATATCCCGAAATTCTTGCTGGAGACTTAACAGAAAAGCTGATAGAACAATGCAAACAGTTTGAACCTGGATTTACCTTAGGTGAGCGTGCTGAAACTATAGAAAAGCAAGACGATGGTACATTTGTTGTAACTACAAATAAAGGGACTAAACATCACGCTCCTATCGTGGCTATTGCTGGAGGCTTAGGTAGTTTTGAACCACGAAAACCTTTAATACCGAATATTACAGACTTTGAAGATAAAGGAGTTGAGTACATAATTAAAGACCCAGAAATCTATAGAAATAAGAGTGTCGTTATCGCAGGTGGAGGAGATTCAGCCTTAGATTGGAGTATCTTTTTGAGTGATGTTGCATCTAGTATTACACTAATTCATAGAAGAAATGAATTTAGAGGTCATTTAGATTCTGTTGAAAAAGTTCAAGAATTAAAAAATCAAGGAAGAATAAACCTTGTAACTCCAGCTGAGGTTATTGACATTGTTGGTGATGATACTCATGTAAGTGGTGTCACAGTCAAGCAATCTGGTGAAGAGGACAAAGAATTTAATATTGAGTGTGACTATTTTATACCTCTTTTTGGTTTGTCTCCAAAACTTGGCCCCATTGCAAATTGGGGACTGGAAATTGAAAAAAATGCTATTAAGGTTAATAATGCTTTAGATTACCAGACTAATATTCCTGGGGTTTTTGCTATTGGAGATGTAAATACGTATCCTGGGAAATTGAAATTAATTTTGTGTGGTTTCCATGAGGCTACACTAATGTGTCAAGCTGCTTATCAAATAATTAATCCTGGCAAGAAATATGTATTAAAATATACGACTGTAAGCGGTATTGATGGATTTGATGGCACAAGAAAAGAAGCACCAAAAGCTGTTGTTAAAAAAATTAATTAGTGGGAAATAGTCAAGATATAAAAGTTACAATTATAGATAGAGAAGGTGTTTCTCATAATATTGATGCACCTACAGACATGGCAATGAATTTAATGGAGGTAGTTCGTGCTTATGAGCTTGCACCAGAAGGTACTATAGGTGTTTGCGGTGGTATGGCAATGTGTGCTTCTTGCCAATGCTATGTGTTAAGTGATACAGAATTACCTGAAAAGCAAGATGATGAAGATGCTATGCTTTCTGAAGCATTTTATGTAAAAGATAATTCTCGCTTAGGTTGTCAAATTCAAATGACACCAGAAATGAACGGTTTAAAAGTAGAACTGGCTCCTGAGAGTTAAATCACTCCGTTTTATAATCAATTAGTTTTTGAGGCCCTTCCAAAAGTACTCTTACAATCTTAAGAGTGCCACTATCTGTTGTGGAAATTTGCCATTTAATTAGTGAGATTTCACCATTTTCAATTTCAATACCAGTAATGCTTCTTGGATGTACACAGCTACCATCATTAAAAAAAGCAATATCACCTGGTTCTGGAAAACGAGGTCTATGTGTATGACCTACGATGGTTATTAAGTTATTATTCTCGGCAATCCATTTTTTTGTTCTACGTTCAACCTTAATAAGTTCTTTGTAATTTTTTGCTGGACTTGTAGGGTCTGCAATTCCCATAACATTTAGTGGTTTCCACAAAACACGAACTAAAAATCGACTCCATCTCCAAAACGTATAATTCCACCAATCTGCTTGATGACCGTGCGTTAAAAATAACTCTTGATTAGTTTCTGAATGCTTTAAAATAATTCCTTCATGATATTGGATATTGCAAAATAGCTCAACATCTTCCCCTATTTTTTCATCAAAATAGGTAGATAAATGCTTCTCAACATATTTTGGGTCACGATACACCATATCATGATTTCCCCAAATCATGTGCAAACGTTCTTGCTCATGAAATTGTTTCATAAGCATATACACGTTTTTATGTGCTTCTAAGATGGGCTCGAAAGATATATTTTCCCATAATTCATCACCATCACCTAGTTCACAATATTGAAAGCCTTCTGCATAATAATGCTTTAAGGCATGGAAATAAATATTCCGATTATTAGCAAAATCATCGGCAAAACTATTATCGCCTCTATGGCAATCACTAAATAAAATGAATTTACTAGAGTCGTTAAAATTTAGAATTTTAGCATTTTTATAAGCTCTATCTAATCGTTTCTTTGATGACATGATGTAAATATCAATAAAAAAAGCGAGTTTTAAAACTCACTTTTCTGATAGTATGTATTATTGCTTTTTATTTATAAGCTTACTTCCGTGGATTGGACAGAAATTCCACTTACCATTTAAAGCTTCATTGTCATCAGGACATTGTTTGTCCTCTAATAAACAACTTAAAGGTAATTTAACCTTTTTTTCAAAGTCACCTAATGAAAATTTCAATTCATCGGTAGAATAAGGATTAATAGGTAACAACGATTTGTTTTTTGGGTTTTCAAATAGCATCACCTGCATGTTTTCTCCCATTGGCCCAATCATATTCTCCATCATGGGTTTAATCATTCCAACAAAATTAACCATATCTGGTGTAATGTTATCTTCTTCAATCATTGAAAGGTTCTCACCATTAATACTAACCTCGGTTAAGGATCTAATATTTTCTTTTTTGTCATAAGTAATTCCACCAAACACACCCATTTTACCCTTTATTGTTATTACAATAACAAATTCTTTAAGCATATCGGTAATAGCATCAAGCTCAGCTGCAGAAGCCATTGGGTCTTGAGCAAAAATCACATTCCAATATTCAGTTGGAATCCACCAAATAACCTCTAAGTCATTAGCTGAATCTCCACTATATTGAGTTTCGTTAATGAAGGCGTCAATATTTACTTCTTCAAATGACTTATTTTGTGAAAACCCTAAAAAAGGTAATATTATTAAAACTAACTGTATAATTTTTTTAAACATAGTATTTTATTTAAAAGCATTCAAGCCAGTAATATCTAAACCTGTAATTAGCAAATGAATATCATGAGTACCTTCATATGTAATAACGCTTTCTAAATTCATAGAGTGGCGCATAATTGAATATTCTCCTGTAATCCCCATACCTCCTAGCATTTGTCTAGCTTCTCTAGCAATATTAATTGCCATATCTACATTATTGCGTTTTGCCATAGAAATTTGTGCTGAAGTCGCTTTACCTTCATTACGCAATACACCAAGGCGCCATGTTAATAATTGCGCTTTGGTAATTTCAGTAATCATTTCTGCTAATTTCTTTTGTTGCAATTGAAATTGACCAATAGGCTTTCCAAACTGTATACGTTCTTTACTATATCTAAGTGCTGTGTCGTAACAATCCATTGCAGCACCAATAGCTCCCCAAGCAATTCCATAACGTGCAGAATCTAAGCATCCAAGAGGTGCTCCCAATCCAGATTTATTAGGCAATAAATTTTCTTTAGGCACTTTTACATTATCAAAAATAAGTTCTCCAGTAGCGCTTGCGCGTAAAGACCATTTGTTATGTGTTTCAGGTGTAGAAAACCCTTCCATACCACGTTCAACAATCAATCCGTGGATTCTGCCTTCTTCATTCTTAGCCCAAACGACTGCAACTTGTGCAAAAGGAGCATTTGAAATCCACATTTTAGCACCATTTAATAGGTAATGATCACCTTTATCTTTGAAGTTAGTGACCATTCCAGAAGGATTACTACCATGGTCAGGTTCGGTTAAACCAAAACAACCAATCCATTCTCCTGAAGCTAATTTTGGCA is from Pontimicrobium sp. SW4 and encodes:
- a CDS encoding serine/threonine protein phosphatase, with product MSSKKRLDRAYKNAKILNFNDSSKFILFSDCHRGDNSFADDFANNRNIYFHALKHYYAEGFQYCELGDGDELWENISFEPILEAHKNVYMLMKQFHEQERLHMIWGNHDMVYRDPKYVEKHLSTYFDEKIGEDVELFCNIQYHEGIILKHSETNQELFLTHGHQADWWNYTFWRWSRFLVRVLWKPLNVMGIADPTSPAKNYKELIKVERRTKKWIAENNNLITIVGHTHRPRFPEPGDIAFFNDGSCVHPRSITGIEIENGEISLIKWQISTTDSGTLKIVRVLLEGPQKLIDYKTE
- a CDS encoding NAD(P)/FAD-dependent oxidoreductase; the protein is MISTDILIIGAGPTGLFTVFEAGLLKLKCHLIDALPQPGGQCSEIYPKKPIYDIPAYPEILAGDLTEKLIEQCKQFEPGFTLGERAETIEKQDDGTFVVTTNKGTKHHAPIVAIAGGLGSFEPRKPLIPNITDFEDKGVEYIIKDPEIYRNKSVVIAGGGDSALDWSIFLSDVASSITLIHRRNEFRGHLDSVEKVQELKNQGRINLVTPAEVIDIVGDDTHVSGVTVKQSGEEDKEFNIECDYFIPLFGLSPKLGPIANWGLEIEKNAIKVNNALDYQTNIPGVFAIGDVNTYPGKLKLILCGFHEATLMCQAAYQIINPGKKYVLKYTTVSGIDGFDGTRKEAPKAVVKKIN
- a CDS encoding MGMT family protein — protein: MKPETLNFFDKVYEVAKLIPYGKVTSYGAIATYLGAARSARMVGYAMNGSSGKDVPAHRVVNRKGLLTGKHYFDGTNLMQQLLESEGIEVVDNQIQNLEKVFWDPSKEI
- a CDS encoding NifU family protein, encoding MTSEELRLNIEKALDEIRPFLQSDGGDISLLSIEDDKFVKVQLEGACTSCSVNQMTLKSGVEMTIKKYAPQIESVINIEI
- a CDS encoding acyl-CoA dehydrogenase family protein; translated protein: MKPDLFEAPDYYNLDELLSEEHKLVRDAAREWVKRDVSPIIEEYAQKAEFPSQIINGLAEIGAFGPYIPMEYGGAGLDQISYGLIMQEIERGDSGVRSTASVQSSLVMYPIWKYGNEEQRQKYLPKLASGEWIGCFGLTEPDHGSNPSGMVTNFKDKGDHYLLNGAKMWISNAPFAQVAVVWAKNEEGRIHGLIVERGMEGFSTPETHNKWSLRASATGELIFDNVKVPKENLLPNKSGLGAPLGCLDSARYGIAWGAIGAAMDCYDTALRYSKERIQFGKPIGQFQLQQKKLAEMITEITKAQLLTWRLGVLRNEGKATSAQISMAKRNNVDMAINIAREARQMLGGMGITGEYSIMRHSMNLESVITYEGTHDIHLLITGLDITGLNAFK
- a CDS encoding 2Fe-2S iron-sulfur cluster-binding protein, encoding MGNSQDIKVTIIDREGVSHNIDAPTDMAMNLMEVVRAYELAPEGTIGVCGGMAMCASCQCYVLSDTELPEKQDDEDAMLSEAFYVKDNSRLGCQIQMTPEMNGLKVELAPES
- a CDS encoding Mrp/NBP35 family ATP-binding protein — its product is MKLNKQDIFKALESITVPGEGQNMVESGAVKNIVTFADEVIVDITIKNPSLQAKKRTEVDIMKTIHDLVYEKAKVKVNIKVEAPPASVNQIKGNSIPGIKNIVAVASGKGGVGKSTVTSNMAVTLSKMGFKVGILDADIYGPSIPIMFDVAEARPLAVNIDGKSKMKPVENYGVKILSIGFFTQPNQAVIWRGPMAAKALNQMIFDAAWGELDFLLIDLPPGTGDIHLSIMQSLPITGAVVVSTPQNVALADAKKGVAMFQQENINVPVLGMVENMAYFTPQELPENKYYIFGKEGAKNLAEDLKVPFLGEIPLVQSVREAGDVGRPAALQIATPIEEAFESLTRNVVQEVVNRNTDLPPTEAIQITTMAGCSAVNK